The nucleotide sequence gtggattaaaatgagggtatgatagaaagaaaatgtgaaaaaatACACTTCACTAATTTGATGTGAATAttctaaaacgacacttaaaaaggaacagacGAAGTATTATATACACATAATTTTTGTCATCCTTAATTATATGTCTAACTTtcttttggcacaccttgtgctagaagAGTTGTTTTTGGTGgttaatataattccatttttgattgttcaaaaaaaaaattatgtctaaCTCAGACTAcgtctgaaaaaaaaaattatatgtctaactcagttatggtgcataaggaaatccttttGCACCCTGCTTAAATCCATAAAtgattttggagtacaactcacagaaactatttccacagcaaaatgatTTTGGCATAATTGTGTTGGGATTTATGCAGGGCTAGAAActattaagtacatctaatgatttttgagtacaactcacaaaaaccatttctgaatttatgcatggtgcataaggatttccttatgcaccataaccgcaacCATATTTATTATGcaaacctttttttaaaaaaattttgcAAGTCTCTCCTACTGTAAGTGACTTAAGAAGGTTGCCTATGGGAGACAGCGCCACAAGTTGGTCCCAAAACAttctttaaagattttaaacaataagtttgtttttttttttgaaagaaacgataatttttttataaaagtttgtgtAATCAATATCGATGTTTAttaacaagattttttttttaggaagaagctttattttattcttttgcaAATTCTAATcctaataaaattacaaaatacttcctccgtcccaaattgtatgtcgctttggaaaaaaaatttgtctcaaattatatgtcgttttacaaaaccaatgaaatattaatgttacttttcctattatatccttaactattaattacttcctcttctttcaattatttcatttatcttttccatactatttattaaggataattttgtaaaacaactcataatttctcttccctacacaatattaattacatttcttaatactgtgaaatggccaaaacgtcatacaatttgaaAAAAGACATCGAGAAAAGTTGATAAAAAAGATGCCCAAAAAACCAATGTGATTTGAGAAAAGACATCGAGAAAAGTAGAAGCATAAACAAATTGAAAGAACGTTCAAagtaaagagagagagagaagaataatTAAACTATGATAGATATTCAGAAAAAGTAGAACCATTCTCTCCCTTCTGTCATGCACTTTGCATCACCCCAAAAAcacaaactctctctctctctctctacacaTTAGGGTTTCTCTCTCATCACTACACAGATTCAGATTCTCATCTACTCCATTCATTCTCCATTCACCATTATCTCAACTCGGTGAGTTAACTcacccttctctctctctctttcctaTTTTAACTCAAaacccttttcttctttttttgatttgATAGCCCAAGTACAAATTTCTTATCTATTTTATCAGTGGTaagttaaaaattcaatttttttaatacccttTTCTTGGTTGATCACAAAAACCACATTTTCGATGATTCCAATGAAAAATAGCCCAAATAAGGAAAATTAGAAAGACAAAAAACCCATCTCAAATAAGTTAACAATTGttgttatttgtttattttgagtgTTTTTAATGGCTGATTCTAGTTCTGGTTGTTCTGGTTCTGGTTCTGTTAGTTTGAAAAGTGATAGTagaattgagaatttgattttagCTAGTAAATCATTGAAACTTAGTTTAGACAAATCAAAGAGTGTTGGATTAGCATTAGAGAAAGCAGGGCCAAGGTTAGATGAAATTAGGGTAAGGTTGCCTTGGCTTGAATCCGCGGTGAGGCCGATTCGGGCTGAAAAGGATGCTCTTGTGGCGGTTGGAGGCCATATTAATAGGGCTGTTGGTCCTGCGGCTGCTGTTTTGAAGGTTTTCGATGCGGTTCATGGACTTGAGAAGTCGTTGTTGTCGGATCCGCGGATTGATCTGCCGGGTTATTTGTCGGTTTTGAAGCGTCTTGAGGAGGCATTGAGGTTTTTGGGAGATAATTGTGGGTTGGCTATTCAGTGGTTGGATGATATAGTTGAGTATTTAGAAGATAATTCGGTTGCAGATCAGGTTTATCTTAAGAATTTGAAGAAGGAGTTGGAGAGTCTTAAGGGATCGCAGAATGGTGATTTGGATGGTGGCTTGTTAGATGCTGCTTTGGATAAATTAGAGAATGAGTTTAGGTTGCTTTTAACGGAAAACAGTGTGCCGCTTCCTATGTTGTCGGATTCTCTTGGTGATCAGGCTTGCATTGCGCCTTCACCTTTGCCTGTTTCTGTTGTTCACAAATTGCAGGCTATTCTTGGTAGGTTGAGAGCTAATGATAGACTTGACAAGTGTGTGTCGATTTACGTCGAAGTTAGAAGTTCTAATGTGAGGGCGAGTTTGCAGGCGCTGAATTTGGATTACCTTGAGATCTCAGTTTCTGAGTTCAATGATGTGCAGAGCATAGAGGTGTATATAGCTCAGTGGGGAAAGCATTTGGAGTTTGCAGTGAAACATTTGTTTGAGGCTGAGTATAAGCTTTGTAACGATGTGTTTGAGAGGCTTGGACGTGATGTGTGGATGGGTTGCTTCTCAAAGATAGCTGCACAAGCCGGTATACTTGCATTTCTTCAGTTCGGTAAGACTGTTACGGAGAGTAAGAAAGATCCCATTAAGCTTTTGAAGTTGTTGGATATTTTTGCGTCGTTGAACAAATTGAGACTGGATTTCAACCGTCTTTTTGGGGGAGATGCGTGCGTTGAAATCCAAAATTTGACAAGGGAACTTATCAAGAGTGTGATTGATGGGGCTGCAGAAATTTTCTGGGAACTTCTGGTTCAGGTAGAGTTACAGAGGCCGAACCCTCCTCCTCCAGATGGAAGTGTCCCAAGATTGGTGAGCTTTATAACTGATTACTGCAATAAACTCTTGGGGGACGACTATAAGCCTATACTGACCCAAGTCCTGATCATTCACCGAAGTTGGAAACGTCAAAGCTTTCAGGAGAGGCTCCTCGTTAATGAGATTTTGAACATATTGAAAGCCGTGGAATTAAATTTGGAGACGTGGATCAAGGCTTATGATGATCCTATGTTGTCCAACTTTTTTGCAATGAACAATCACTGGCATCTTTTCAAACATTTGAAAGGGACAAAGCTTGGGGATCTTTTAGGTGATTCTTGGTTAAAGGAACACGAGCAGTATAAGGACTATTACTCCACAATATTCTTGCGTGATAGCTGGGGAAAGCTCCCTGGACATTTGAGTAGGGAAGGGCTGATTCTTTTCTCGGGAGGGCGTGCCACTGCTCGTGATCTGGTCAAGAAAAGATTGAAAAAATTCAACGAGGTTTTTGATGAGATGTTTTCCAAGCAGTCAGGTTGGATCATGGTAGAACGAGATCTGAGAGAGAAGACGTGTCAGCTTATAGTGCAGGCTGTGGTGCCTGTTTACCGGAGTTACATGCAGAATTATGGTCCCTTGGTTGAGCAAGATAACAGCTCCAATAAATATGCAAAATACACAGTACAGAAGCTGGAAGAAATGCTTTTGTGTCTTTACCGGCCGAAGCCTGCAAGACATGGAAGCATGAAAATTCCGCAGCTTAGTGGAAAGTATGGCAATGGAATGCCCGATCTTCGTCGTACGGCTTCAGCAGTTGTGTAGTTTCCGAATCCTATATTTATAAATGTCAAACAGCAACGATAATCGATTCCCCTCATCAGATGGATGGCTACtgtatataatttttcattggaGCTTTGCGGTGCATGAGATAGGttttgcttagattctaaggAGGAAGTTTCTGAGTAGTTCTATTCAAATATCTGATGTATTTCCATGAAAATGAAGTTTTGTATCCCCCTCTAACAGGGGTTTATGTAAAAGATGTGCAATCTCTAAGTGTACCATAGGTTATGATCCTTGGTCAATAAGTATGGACCTTCCAATGAGGTCCTTTGGTCATACTCCTTGCTAaggtaattaattatttttttccattttcatcattaattattCAGTTTGTAGCAGGATCGTTGTAATATGCAGAATTaatgtacaattttttagtATACATGAATTTAGTTTATAAGCTTAGATTAACAAAATGTTCAGTCATCAGTATCGTAGGGGGAAACCCTTCTGAATTGCTTGTTTCACATAATTTTCTAAGGGTGTCTTTCGCAAAATAAGAGTGTGTGGACTTATGGTGGAAAATACTCCAACGTATGTCCTCCCTATAGCATCAAGTTGTTGCCTcttcaatttgattttgatgcaTTGAAACTAATAACTTGTAAACAAAAAGCCTcttcaatttgattttgatgcaTTGAAACTAATAACTTGTAAACAAAAATGCATTAAGATGTGTTttttctgataaaaaaaaactgatggGAGAGGCTCATAGGAATATGTTGCTTTGATGATCGTTGCTTCCTTGATTACTTGTTGACTTTGTTTTGTTATTCTCTCCAAAACTCTAGAGATCATTAtcatttatgataaaaaaaaagccGCACGGCTCAATCACCAATCGATCTCATGAGCCAAACGATGCAGATTGTAGACTGTAGAA is from Medicago truncatula cultivar Jemalong A17 chromosome 1, MtrunA17r5.0-ANR, whole genome shotgun sequence and encodes:
- the LOC11432831 gene encoding exocyst complex component EXO70I; translated protein: MADSSSGCSGSGSVSLKSDSRIENLILASKSLKLSLDKSKSVGLALEKAGPRLDEIRVRLPWLESAVRPIRAEKDALVAVGGHINRAVGPAAAVLKVFDAVHGLEKSLLSDPRIDLPGYLSVLKRLEEALRFLGDNCGLAIQWLDDIVEYLEDNSVADQVYLKNLKKELESLKGSQNGDLDGGLLDAALDKLENEFRLLLTENSVPLPMLSDSLGDQACIAPSPLPVSVVHKLQAILGRLRANDRLDKCVSIYVEVRSSNVRASLQALNLDYLEISVSEFNDVQSIEVYIAQWGKHLEFAVKHLFEAEYKLCNDVFERLGRDVWMGCFSKIAAQAGILAFLQFGKTVTESKKDPIKLLKLLDIFASLNKLRLDFNRLFGGDACVEIQNLTRELIKSVIDGAAEIFWELLVQVELQRPNPPPPDGSVPRLVSFITDYCNKLLGDDYKPILTQVLIIHRSWKRQSFQERLLVNEILNILKAVELNLETWIKAYDDPMLSNFFAMNNHWHLFKHLKGTKLGDLLGDSWLKEHEQYKDYYSTIFLRDSWGKLPGHLSREGLILFSGGRATARDLVKKRLKKFNEVFDEMFSKQSGWIMVERDLREKTCQLIVQAVVPVYRSYMQNYGPLVEQDNSSNKYAKYTVQKLEEMLLCLYRPKPARHGSMKIPQLSGKYGNGMPDLRRTASAVV